The following proteins come from a genomic window of candidate division TA06 bacterium:
- a CDS encoding T9SS type A sorting domain-containing protein: protein MNESIRSRVIWPLGLAFAICCAVSLIPVSSFGQITFERTYGGGFSDVAHSVVQTLDGGYAIAGFTWSSGAGVSDVYLIKTDSLGSVLWDSTYGGISYDVGYSLQQTSDGGYVITGYTRSSGAGLSDVYLMKTDSLGNTLWDTTYGGDSIDIGNSVVQTSDGGYIIAGETQSIDPGISDVYLIKTDSLGSVVWEMTYGGASDDLGYSVQQTSDGGYIIAGLTYSFGTSGGDVYLIKTDSLGGVVWDTTYGGILYDAGHSVQQTSDDGFIIGGHTSSFGAGLGDVYLIRTDSLGTVLWDTTHGGDSSDVGLSVVQTLDEGYVVAGYTWSFGSSEYDVYIVKTDSLGSVLWERTYGDSVDDRGYAVQQTVDGGYIVAGYTRSMGAGVNDVYLIKTDANGMVVGLEEQGSTFKVEGSRAKLLQNMPNPFLGSTVITYSLPVPGRVKLQIYDVSGRFVETLVDEEQVAGIYAFRWEAADKATGMYFCRLEASDFTDAKKMILLR from the coding sequence GTGAACGAAAGCATCCGAAGCCGGGTCATCTGGCCGTTAGGTTTGGCATTTGCGATTTGCTGCGCAGTTTCTCTTATTCCTGTGTCATCGTTTGGACAGATTACTTTTGAGAGGACCTACGGAGGCGGTTTTTCTGATGTCGCCCATTCTGTGGTGCAGACTCTGGATGGTGGTTATGCCATCGCAGGGTTCACATGGTCTTCAGGTGCAGGCGTTTCTGATGTTTACCTGATCAAGACAGACTCTCTGGGGAGTGTTCTTTGGGATTCGACCTACGGCGGGATTTCTTATGATGTTGGCTATTCTCTTCAGCAGACGTCTGATGGCGGGTACGTTATCACGGGGTACACACGGTCGTCCGGTGCGGGCCTAAGCGATGTCTATCTGATGAAAACGGACTCCTTGGGGAATACTCTCTGGGATACGACCTACGGTGGTGACTCCATTGATATCGGCAATTCTGTAGTCCAGACTTCGGACGGAGGGTATATCATTGCCGGAGAAACGCAGTCGATCGATCCGGGCATATCTGATGTCTATCTAATCAAGACTGACTCTTTAGGGAGCGTTGTCTGGGAGATGACCTACGGCGGCGCTTCCGATGATTTGGGATATTCTGTCCAGCAGACTTCAGATGGTGGCTACATCATTGCAGGACTCACATACTCCTTCGGAACAAGCGGCGGAGACGTTTACCTTATCAAGACAGACTCGCTGGGGGGCGTTGTCTGGGACACGACTTATGGTGGGATTCTTTATGATGCCGGACATTCTGTCCAGCAGACCTCAGACGACGGATTCATCATCGGAGGGCACACGTCGTCCTTTGGCGCGGGTCTTGGTGATGTCTATCTTATCAGGACAGATTCTCTTGGGACTGTTCTCTGGGATACGACGCACGGTGGTGATTCCAGTGATGTAGGCCTTTCTGTCGTGCAGACTCTGGACGAAGGATATGTCGTAGCAGGGTACACATGGTCCTTCGGTTCAAGTGAGTATGATGTATACATAGTCAAGACAGACTCCCTTGGGAGTGTTCTGTGGGAAAGGACCTACGGTGATAGTGTGGATGATCGCGGTTATGCCGTCCAGCAGACCGTGGACGGTGGGTATATTGTCGCGGGGTATACTCGGTCAATGGGTGCAGGGGTGAATGATGTTTACCTGATAAAGACGGACGCCAACGGGATGGTAGTAGGCTTGGAAGAACAGGGTTCAACGTTCAAGGTTGAAGGTTCAAGGGCTAAGCTCCTTCAGAACATGCCAAATCCCTTCTTAGGTTCGACTGTGATAACCTATTCATTGCCGGTGCCTGGTCGTGTCAAACTCCAGATCTACGATGTGAGTGGAAGGTTCGTAGAAACACTTGTGGATGAAGAACAGGTGGCGGGCATATATGCGTTTCGCTGGGAAGCGGCAGACAAGGCCACCGGGATGTATTTCTGCAGGCTGGAAGCTAGTGACTTCACGGACGCGAAGAAGATGATACTACTACGCTAA
- the recJ gene encoding single-stranded-DNA-specific exonuclease RecJ: MHHEWILAPEPDTSLVQHIAEENSIHPAVASVLVSRGFDAERAAAHLNLSLQGLHDPFSMMGMRRAADRVLEAIRKKEKILVHGDYDVDGIAGSALLYTFLKAHNSHVKFYIPNRLEEGYGLSERGVSFAAEVGATLLITVDCGINELDEVELARKSDIDVIVTDHHEPKSDLPRAHTILNPKCEDQTYPFADLSGCGVAFKLLQAVSVELGEKREESFRDLDLVALATVCDIVPMVGENRIFARFGMEILSESEKPGIVALKKVAGIGAGEISAYHLGFMLGPRLNAAGRIASAADGLKLLVTDDPKEAGIIANRLDAQNAKRRELDARISDEAARMVEDEFDLSTTAGIVLAAEGWHEGVIGIVASRIVEKFHRPTVVISIDGKKGKGSARSTRNVNLYGALEKCKDVLTGFGGHQYAAGLTIESDKVDRFKDKFNEAVKETVSIDELQPKLFVDARLTIEDVDDYLLSSLERLRPFGIKNARPVFVSENVEVVGDPAIFGKGHLKFKVRDGDSVQGAKAFRMGDMIGALSARPRVDIVYSVRKDKYFGKESTALYVLDIKVTKTHVRSPE, encoded by the coding sequence ATGCACCATGAATGGATTCTAGCCCCAGAACCAGACACCTCCTTGGTACAGCATATCGCCGAGGAGAATAGCATTCATCCTGCGGTAGCATCAGTCCTTGTTTCCAGAGGATTCGATGCAGAAAGGGCCGCGGCCCACCTCAACCTTTCACTTCAGGGTTTGCACGATCCTTTCTCCATGATGGGGATGAGAAGAGCAGCAGACAGGGTACTGGAGGCAATCAGGAAGAAAGAGAAGATTCTTGTTCACGGCGACTATGACGTGGATGGGATCGCTGGTTCAGCTCTTCTCTACACGTTCCTGAAAGCTCACAATTCTCATGTCAAGTTCTATATTCCCAACCGTCTAGAGGAAGGTTACGGCCTCTCTGAGCGTGGCGTGTCTTTTGCCGCCGAAGTCGGCGCCACCCTGCTCATAACAGTTGACTGCGGGATAAACGAACTTGACGAAGTCGAGCTCGCCAGGAAGAGTGATATCGATGTGATTGTTACTGACCACCACGAGCCCAAGTCAGACCTTCCCCGGGCACACACCATCCTCAATCCGAAGTGCGAAGATCAGACCTATCCTTTTGCTGACCTTTCCGGATGCGGGGTTGCCTTCAAGCTCTTGCAAGCCGTCTCAGTCGAACTGGGAGAGAAACGGGAAGAATCTTTCAGGGATCTTGATCTGGTTGCTCTCGCGACGGTCTGCGACATTGTACCCATGGTTGGAGAGAACAGAATCTTTGCCAGGTTTGGCATGGAGATTCTGTCAGAGTCTGAGAAGCCCGGGATCGTCGCTCTAAAAAAGGTTGCCGGTATTGGCGCTGGAGAGATCAGCGCTTATCATCTGGGATTCATGCTTGGTCCAAGGCTCAATGCAGCTGGCAGGATTGCCTCTGCTGCCGATGGTCTCAAGCTACTTGTGACGGATGACCCAAAAGAAGCCGGCATCATAGCTAACCGATTGGATGCTCAGAACGCAAAGAGAAGAGAACTGGATGCCAGGATATCCGACGAGGCCGCCCGCATGGTTGAGGACGAATTCGATCTGTCCACCACTGCTGGAATCGTACTTGCCGCTGAAGGCTGGCATGAGGGAGTGATTGGAATAGTCGCCTCGAGAATAGTTGAGAAATTTCACAGGCCTACTGTTGTTATCTCCATAGACGGCAAGAAAGGGAAGGGGTCGGCCAGATCGACCAGGAATGTGAATCTGTATGGTGCCCTCGAAAAATGCAAGGACGTATTAACTGGCTTCGGAGGCCATCAATACGCGGCTGGCCTGACTATTGAATCAGATAAAGTGGACAGGTTCAAGGACAAGTTCAACGAAGCGGTCAAGGAGACAGTTTCAATTGATGAGCTTCAACCAAAGTTGTTTGTCGATGCAAGGCTGACCATTGAAGATGTTGACGATTACCTTCTTTCTTCACTTGAAAGGTTGAGGCCTTTCGGCATCAAAAACGCGAGGCCGGTGTTTGTGTCAGAGAATGTGGAGGTGGTTGGTGACCCGGCCATTTTCGGGAAAGGCCATCTCAAGTTCAAGGTAAGGGACGGAGACAGTGTCCAGGGCGCAAAAGCGTTCAGGATGGGAGACATGATTGGTGCCCTTTCAGCAAGGCCCAGGGTCGACATTGTCTACTCTGTAAGAAAAGACAAATATTTTGGGAAGGAAAGTACCGCCTTGTATGTCCTGGACATCAAAGTGACCAAGACGCATGTCAGATCCCCTGAATAA